A genomic region of Arachis hypogaea cultivar Tifrunner chromosome 5, arahy.Tifrunner.gnm2.J5K5, whole genome shotgun sequence contains the following coding sequences:
- the LOC112800705 gene encoding vacuolar sorting protein 39, producing MVHSAYDCVQLVADCPSKIDAVESYGSKLLAACSDGSLRIYSPQCHSQPSDHHSPLHQEPYALEKTLAGFARRPLISMEVLHSRELLLSLSESIAFHRLPSFETFAVITKAKGANAFDWDDRRGFLCFARQKRVCIFRHDGGRGFVEVKEFGVPDVVKSMCWCGENICLGIRREYVILNATNGALSEVFTSGRLAPPLVVSLPSGELLLGKENIGVFVDQNGKLLPEGRICWSEAPTEVVIQKPYAAALLPRFVEIRSLRDPYPLIQTVVLRNVRHIRHSNNSVILALDNSIHGLFPVPLGAQIVQLTASGNFEEALSLCKLLPPEDASLRAAKEGSIHIRYAHYLFENGSYEEAMEHFLASQVDITYVLSLYPSIILPKTTIVHEPQKLDIYGDASYLPRGSSGLSDDMEYPSTSHMLESDEHVALESKKTSHNMLMALIKYLQKKRNSFIEKATAEGTEEVVLDAVGNNFASYNRFKKTNKGRGSIPISSGAREMASILDTALLQALLLTGQSSAALELLRGLNYCDLKICEEILQKGNHHAALLELYKCNSLHREALELLHKLVEESKSSQSEITHRFKPEDIVEYLKPLCGTDPILVLEFSMLVLESCPTQTIELFLSGNIPADMVNSYLKQHSPNMQARYLELMLAMNENAISGNLQSEMVNIYLSEVLDWYTDLCAQQKWDEKVYSPTRKKLLSALESISGYNPETLLKRFPPDALYEERAILLGKMNLHELALSLYVHKLNVPEMALSYCDRVYESMHQTSVKYPNNIYLTLMQIYLNPRRTTASFEDKIINLLSPQNTTTRKVGSATSVKPKGARVTKKIASIEGAEDTKVSSSSTDSSRSDGDGDEFSEDGSTIMLDKVLDLLGRRWDRINGAHALKLLPRETKLQDLLSFLGPLVRKSSEMQRNCSVIKSLRQSENLQVKDELYSQRKAAVKISSESMCSLCHKKIGTSVFAVYPNGSTLVHFVCFRDSQNMKAVAKGSQMRRRL from the exons ATGGTGCACAGCGCTTACGACTGTGTGCAGCTGGTTGCCGATTGCCCTTCCAAGATCGATGCCGTCGAATCTTACGGCTCCAAGCTCCTCGCCGCATGCTCCGATGGATCTCTCCGCATCTACTCTCCCCAGTGCCACTCACAACCCTCCGATCACCACTCTCCCCTCCACCAAGAACCTTACGCGCTCGAGAAGACCCTCGCCGGTTTCGCCAGGAGGCCTCTCATCTCCATGGAGGTCCTCCACTCCAGGGagctcctcctctctctctccgaATCCATCGCCTTCCACCGCCTCCCTTCCTTCGAGACCTTCGCCGTCATCACCAAGGCCAAGGGCGCCAACGCCTTTGATTGGGACGATCGCCGCGGCTTCCTCTGCTTCGCTCGCCAGAAGCGCGTCTGCATCTTCCGACATGACG GTGGGAGGGGATTCGTGGAGGTGAAGGAGTTCGGTGTTCCGGACGTGGTGAAGTCCATGTGTTGGTGCGGTGAGAATATCTGTTTGGGGATTCGAAGAGAGTATGTCATTCTCAACGCTACAAACGGCGCTTTATCTGAGGTCTTCACTTCCGGTAGACTTGCGCCACCGCTAGTAGTTTCTCTCCCTTCCGGAGAGCTTCTTCTCGGAAAG GAGAATATTGGGGTATTTGTGGACCAGAATGGGAAGCTTCTTCCAGAAGGTAGGATTTGTTGGTCGGAGGCACCCACGGAGGTTGTAATTCAGAAGCCATATGCCGCCGCTCTACTGCCAAGATTTGTGGAG ATTCGATCCCTCCGTGATCCTTATCCGCTGATTCAAACAGTTGTTCTTCGAAATGTTCGTCATATCCGACACAGCAATAACTCTGTCATACTTGCTTTAGATAATTCTATACATGGCCTCTTCCCTGTTCCTCTTGGAGCCCAG ATTGTCCAATTAACAGCATCCGGAAACTTTGAGGAGGCCTTGTCATTATGCAAGCTCCTTCCACCTGAAGATGCAAGCCTGCGTGCTGCAAAGGAGGGGTCTATTCATATTAG ATATGCCCACTATCTTTTTGAGAATGGGAGCTATGAGGAGGCAATGGAACATTTTCTGGCATCTCAAGTAGATATAACCTATGTTCTTTCTCTATATCCGTCCATTATCCTTCCAAAGACAACTATTGTTCATGAGCCACAGAAGTTGGACATTTATGGGGATGCTTCATATCTCCCCAGAGGTTCTTCAGGCTTGTCAGATGATATGGAATACCCATCAACATCTCATATGTTAGAATCTGATGAGCATGTGGCACTTGAATCCAAAAAAACAAGCCATAATATGCTTATGGCACTAATAAAGTATTTACAGAAGAAGAGAAATAGTTTTATAGAGAAAGCGACTGCAGAGGGAACGGAAGAAGTTGTTTTAGATGCAGTTGGGAATAACTTTGCATCCTACAATAGATTTAAGAAAACAAACAAG GGGCGTGGTAGTATACCCATTAGCTCCGGAGCTCGGGAGATGGCTTCAATATTAGACACTGCTCTACTCCAAGCATTGCTTCTTACTGGACAATCTTCTGCTGCTTTAGAGTTACTGAGAGGTCTTAACTACTGTGATTTGAAAATATGTGAAGAAATTCTTCAAAAGGGAAATCATCATGCTGCTTTATTAGAACTTTACAAGTGCAACTCATTGCACCGGGAAGCACTTGAACTTCTTCACAAATTGGTGGAAGAGTCAAAGTCTAGCCAGTCAGAAATTACCCATAGGTTTAAGCCTGAGGACATCGTTGAGTATCTTAAG CCACTGTGTGGGACAGACCCCATACTTGTTCTAGAGTTCTCGATGCTTGTTCTTGAAAGCTGTCCAACGCAAACTATTGAGCTCTTTCTGTCCGGCAATATTCCAGCTGATATGGTGAACTCGTATTTGAAGCAGCATTCTCCAAACATGCAAGCTAGATACTTGGAGCTCATGCTTGCAATGAACGAGAATGCCATATCTGGCAATTTGCAAAGTGAAATG GTAAACATCTATCTCTCAGAGGTGCTTGATTGGTACACGGATTTATGTGCTCAACAGAAATGGGATGAGAAGGTTTATTCCCCAACAAGGAAAAAGCTGTTGTCTGCCTTAGAGAGTATATCTGGTTACAATCCAGAGACTCTGCTGAAACGTTTTCCCCCAGATGCATTATATGAAGAGCGTGCAATATTGTTGGGAAAAATGAACCTACATGAACTGGCATTATCTTTGTATGTTCATAAG CTTAATGTTCCAGAAATGGCTTTGTCCTATTGTGATCGGGTGTATGAGTCTATGCATCAGACATCAGTTAAATATCCCAACAACATATACCTTACGCTTATGCAAATCTATTTGAATCCTCGGAGGACAACTGCAAGCTTTGAAGACAAAATTATAAATCTGTTGTCCCCTCAGAATACCACCACACGAAAAGTTGGTTCAGCAACATCAGTAAAACCTAAAGGAGCCCGAGTAACCAAGAAAATTGCTTCAATAGAAGGAGCAGAGGACACAAAAGTTAGTTCAAGCAGCACCGACAGTAGCAGGAGTGATGGGGATGGGGATGAATTTAGTGAGGATGGTTCTACTATCATGCTTGATAAGGTCCTTGATTTGTTGGGACGCAGATGGGACAGAATAAATGGAGCTCATGCCCTTAAACTTTTACCAAGAGAGACTAAATTACAG GACTTGCTTTCATTTCTTGGACCCCTTGTTAGAAAATCCAGTGAAATGCAGCGTAATTGCTCAGTCATCAAGAGCCTGAGACAGAGTGAGAACCTTCAG GTGAAAGATGAACTCTATAGTCAGAGGAAAGCAGCTGTGAAGATAAGCAGTGAAAGCATGTGTTCTTTGTGCCACAAAAAGATAGGGACTAGTGTTTTCGCAGTCTACCCGAATGGGAGCACTCTCGTGCACTTTGTCTGTTTCAGAGATTCTCAAAATATGAAAGCTGTGGCCAAAGGGTCTCAAATGAGGAGGCGATTATGA